GCTACTATCAACGTCATGACTATGAAGGTTTAGACCTAACAAACGCCAATAAAATGATTAGCAGTTTAAGAGAAAAATTAGCTAGTTTAGTAGGCAATAATCTAGCAGATACAACAATTAGCCAAACAGATGATTTTTCTTATACAGATCCAGTTGATGCAAGCATTAGCAATCGCCAAGGAATCCGCCTTTTACTAGCAGATGGCTCAAGAATTATTTTCCGGCTTTCTGGCACAGGAACCGAAGGCGCGACCTTAAGAATTTATGTTGAACGATACCTTCAAGATGGCGGACAAAGCGATATTAAAGAGGTTTTAGAGGCTTTAATCAATGAAGCAAAACAAATTTTACAACTAAAAGAATTTTGTAATGTAGATGAACCAACTGTGATTACTTAAGTTTCATTATTGGAAATGGAAACACGAGTGGGTGCATTTGTATTTTTAATGCAAGTGAGACAGTTCAGCCACTCCTGTTTCCATTTCTATAAACTAGGCTAGCGCACCACTACAAGAAGATCCACTTCCAGCAGTACAACCAAAACAATGACTAGCAGTAGCAATTTTTCTACCTAGTAGTTTACTTAAGTCAAAATCCTTGATATTTTGTGGGACTTCTGGATTTACTCGCATTCTTAAAGCTAAATTAAAATCGCAATCATAAAGATTTCCATCCCAATCAACTTCAATTTGGTAAAGACACATCAATTTATCTACTGTACCGGAATTAAAAGAGTCAGAAAGCATACTGCGGTATTTGTCAGATTTACTTTGTTTGCGTAAATCTGTAGAAAAACGACCTATCGCCATATTAGTAATTGTAAGTAGTCGATTAAATGTTACTTGGTGTCTTTGCCAAAGTTCTTTTTTATAAGCTTCTTCTAGTTTTGTTTGGTCAGGTGGAAGAAACGCGCCTAGAGGGTTATAAACTAAGTCTAAAGTTAAATCAGGATTGGTTCCATAACCAGCCAAGTTTAATAACTTTATGGCTTTGATACTTGCTTGATAAACACCTGCACCACGCTGTTTATCAACATTTTCTTCTAAATAACAAGGTAGGGAAGCGACTAGCTTAACTTTATTCTCACAAAAAACATCAATCATTGTTGATTGTTCAGGCTCAAGTAAAACAGTTAAATTAGTGCGAACTTGAATCATCTGGCCTTGACTAGCTAAAATTTTGATAAATTTAGATAAATTTGGGTTAAGTTCTGGTGCGCCACCAGTAATATCAATTAAGCGACATTTGACATCTTTAGCTACTTGGATAATTTTTTTCATCACAGGCCAATCCATCATTTCTTTTCTACTAGGAGAAGAACTTACATGACAATGCTCACAAGATTGATTACATTTTAGCCCAACATTTACTTGTATAATATCTAAACTATGATTATAAAGAGGTTGTCCTAATTGAACTAAAACTTGATTTTCAAAAGCATTA
The sequence above is drawn from the Blastocatellia bacterium genome and encodes:
- the arsS gene encoding arsenosugar biosynthesis radical SAM protein ArsS (Some members of this family are selenoproteins.), producing the protein MSTNLAIGNAFENQVLVQLGQPLYNHSLDIIQVNVGLKCNQSCEHCHVSSSPSRKEMMDWPVMKKIIQVAKDVKCRLIDITGGAPELNPNLSKFIKILASQGQMIQVRTNLTVLLEPEQSTMIDVFCENKVKLVASLPCYLEENVDKQRGAGVYQASIKAIKLLNLAGYGTNPDLTLDLVYNPLGAFLPPDQTKLEEAYKKELWQRHQVTFNRLLTITNMAIGRFSTDLRKQSKSDKYRSMLSDSFNSGTVDKLMCLYQIEVDWDGNLYDCDFNLALRMRVNPEVPQNIKDFDLSKLLGRKIATASHCFGCTAGSGSSCSGALA